DNA from Prunus persica cultivar Lovell chromosome G6, Prunus_persica_NCBIv2, whole genome shotgun sequence:
aataatttcaaatacatcactaaattaaaaatcaaacaattaaatacaaaagtaATAGAACAACATCAAATGAATCTTTTCACAACTCACATTTTGAATGGAAAATGTACGGGTATTAATCATCATCCATACCACCATGACTATCTTGTGCATTTTGAGCCTTGCAATTGCATTTTACGCTTGGATATGGCTTTAAGACATTGCTTGCAGTACTTTGCGGGATCCCTGATCGAGAACATGATAAAGTCACATATTTCAACTCCCCACAATCTCCTTTCTTTGATGATCTCTTCTTCATTTGGAAACCTACTCGATttgcatattttttataaaaatcaagcACCTCATCAGCTGTGttaaaaatcatatttacCTTAGGTTCTTGTGTTGTTTCTTCCGGGCTCATTGTATTTTCCAGTCCAGTCTCACCAATCTCAACctcatcattttcttcactCATCTCCAAATTTGAATGGCTTCTTGAAGATtccaaatattaatataaacttCCTGTAATACATATGCATCTGTTACTCAAAATTTGCAGTAGTATCTAAACTCAGTGACTCAAAATTTCATCAGATCGTAGAGTCTTCTTTATGGTATCTAAATAATaaccagaaaataaaatacatactAAGAATAACAAAACCTCATTCATTCACAAAGTATAAATACTTGTTCATTCAATGCATGTTTCTTCAacaggaaaaaggaaaataaagaagacaaGCAAACATGAATTTTACTATAGATGACAATTTTTAAGACAAAAATCTTGAGGTAGCTAAAATACCTTGTTCGTAAGGTACCTGTAAATTCCTTGTCCTTTTGGCGTCTATAAGGCTGATTGTTCAAAGCATTATAGGCATCTGTTATTAATAACAGCAGGGCGCACAAAGTTAAGAACTTGTACAACaatttttacaacaaaattaCACTAAACATTGGGTATGTACCTCAATCTTCAACCTCTCTGTCAGACAGGCTTTTGGAGAAAAATAGACCAGTGAACCTCTCCATTCTTCAACCCACCCAATTGCCTAGGACTGCAAATTTCATTCTTATTGAGAAAAGCAGAGTAGAGAATGAGAAGCAGTATGAGAGAAGCAGAGTAGAGAATACGGTAATTGAGGGGGCTCCAACTCGCAGCCACGTTCTAGTGATACTCTTATCAGAGTGCAACAACAATGGAGGAACGGAGTGCTATGGAGACACGAGGAAGAATTGAGAACGACGTGAGGCCACTTGCCAGGGACGttagggttttttaatttgatttttaatttttaatgtttttgttttttttaagaattattgaaaaaagaaaaagaaaaaatagaatacACATGAcaacattcattaattgataTGGCAAGACACATCAACTGtcacataaggtggtcagcTAAGGTGGTCAATAttgtgtgtctaaatagcattactcattATTAAATCCAAAAGAAAGTATTTTGAAGTGTTTTACGGTACCATTAAAGTTGTTTTGGTCAATAGTGGAATGGATtactggaaaaagaaaaaaaatagaacaaaagtaaaattatCTATTTGACCCGGAGAGAGAAGATAAAAACGGAACTGaacagaaaatttgaaaacagaGGGAAACCTAAGCAGACAAACAGAACGACGCTCGTTTTAAGCTGGTGGTAATGGCGGTGGACGCAAAATCAGTACCTCTAGAAGaccaagaagaacaagaacgACAAGTGCAGCGCCATGATGCACCTGCACATAACCCTTCTGCTCCGCCCGATGAGGTAGCCATCAACGGCTCTcgtttcaatttaatttttttcttttatctcaATTCAATTATTCCGTTCAGCTTCCACTAAACCCTTATTAGTTTTGGAGCATTTGGGGTTCTGGGATTTGATTattcttcttgaaatttacGAGAAAGCTTAGaattttaattcttcttcAACTTGGGTTTCTTTGACTAAAAACATCGACTAGGAGGACACCTAtgatgtgggtattatatgtTTTTCCAATTTATTCACTTTTAAAATGTCCATGcaacttaattatatattggTTAGGATATGAAAAATGATTAACTCAACTGAATACTACTAACCCATTACATTTCAAATGCCTtttgatattaaaaaaattgtgctTACACATCCTGGTCCTTGAGCATTTAATTGTTCTAGtcctattattattattatttatgtaatACTCAATGACGCCGTTTGTCATTCTATCCATAAATCCTTCTTTCAGTAAGGTAAAGTGGGTTTTTGTCTTTGGCCATGGCACAAAGTTACATTTTCAGTTAGCCTAGTATATTTCATCATATTTTGACTAAGCACGCAAATTTGTGTTGATGACAAGCACATGctgcacacacacaaatacatgtatatatgcgTGCATACATAGACATAAGTTATGGAAACTTGTATAAGAGCAAGATTTCATGCATACTGACATAATTCTAATGTTTGAAATGTGTTTCTGTGCATACATTCCAGTTCTTTGACATCTCAACAACAGTAGATCCTAGTTATGTGATCTCTCTGATACGGAAGCTTCTACCGGCTAATGCAAGTAATAATCACAACTCGCATGGTGATGTTTTTTATGCCCATGTGCAAGAATTAGAGACTGATCATACAGATAAGACTGCTCCCACTCTGTCTGGAGATAGACTTCTGCACGTATCAAATGATGGATCTGAGAGCATGGAAATTGCTGATGATTTTCATAAAAGTGCTCCTGAGGAAAGACAAAACAATGGTTCATATGATGGAGCTGAACAGTGTGGCCATAGTGTCCCAGTGGGAGAAGAGGCTTGGGAAGAATATGGTTGCATTTTATGGGATCTTGCTGCAAGTAAAACTCATGCAGAACTCATGGTGcgtgggatttttttttcattgttgtTGATTTCTCTTGATTGCttcttgtttaatttgatttgtttggaaTTTGATGCGTCATTCTCAGTTTCATAATGTTGAGCCCAATTAATTGGAAGACAAGCTCATTTGATGCAAAAACCAGAAACTGTAGCCTTagtcattatttatttattttattcgcAATATTGATTCTTAATGTGACATGATGATTATGACATTTAACAATGATAAAGACAATTGCTACTTTATCATTTCAACTTCATGCAGTGTCAACTCTAGAACTATTTATTGTAAAGAATATCATATGCAATGGCCATACTTTAGTggttttacaaaaaaaatatgtgcTGGATTTGTAGTTTTGATTTGTTCTAGGCTTCTAGCTTCACATGTAGCTATCTGGTTATTGTTTCCCTAGTCTAAACTTGtacttttttcatattttatttactggGGTAGACTTTAAAATTATCTGTGCAGGTGCAAAACCTTATACTTGAAGTGCTTTTAGCGAACCTTGTGGTTTCACAATCTTTGCGTGCTATGGTTAGACAAATTCCTCCTCTTCTATGACATCCTTTTCATGATTTGAGttgaaattctctctctctctctctctctctctctctctctctctctctctctctgtgtcagAGAAACTAATGTCATTGCTAGGCAGTTTTTGAAGTTCTGTGCATTTGGCTATATTCTCTTTTCTTATTCCAGGAAATCACCCTTGGAATTATTGGAAACCTTGCCTGTCACGAAGTTCCCATGAAACATATAGTCTCTACAATTGGATTAATTGGAACAGTTGTGGATCAGTTATTTTCAGAGGATGCTCAGTGCTTATGTGAAGCCTGTAGGTATATATAAGTTTCATCTATTTTCCCTTGATTTGGTATATGATATTTTATGTTTCCTCATTTTCTGTTCTATTATGTTGTATCATGTGTGTATTATTGTCCCTCTTTTGCATTTCTTCCTGCATTTTCCTTGGCTTGGCGAGGAAATTTATCAccttaaaattcatttttaatcCTATTGTTACGAACCATTATCTGTGAGGTATGCAAGGACAATACATACTCTATCTTTCATATTCCAGTACCACTAGTGTATTATACAGAGTGTAATAATTTACATGTTCTAAATCATACTACAGTCACTCTGTAATCTGCTCTTATAATTGTTATATTGACACAGGCTGTTAACTGTGGGTCTTCAAAGTAGTGAATGTATATCTTGGGCCAAAGAATTGCAGTCTGAACATATTCTGAGCCGCATTTTATGGATTGCGGAAAATAGCTTAAATCCACAGCTTATAGAAAAGGTAGCAGATATCTTATATATTCAGCTTTTACTCATATGAATTTGGTATGCCATCACTTTTTGTAGACAAATACATGTGGGAAAAGCTTTTTGcctgagtcatttggttattCTAGTTTATGTCATGGCAGTGTTTGCCTGGCGCTTGTAGTGCTTCTCACTTTTTGATGAATAATTTACAAAAAGCAGTCTTAGGAATGATATACCAATACACTTCACCAAAGAGAATATCATGAACTATAAAGTCAAAAAGCCTCTCTGTCAACTCTGTTAAAATGTGGGAAGTGGCATCCCTACTGGCCACAGAGTTGCTTGAGTAATCACAATATGGATGAAAGAAACTGGAAAGTGAGagcatttaattataaaatacatttattttatgtaattaATATACTGTTATTTAGTGGATAGAGCTTAATCAATTgatttctaaaataataaattgtttAAAGGACCTTACGGTCAAAACAACTTTGACCAAAGAAACATTGATAACTTTGGaaagttttaaaattaatattaattttactGGTttgcttttaaatttttctaaaTTGTATGTAATTTGAAATAATCATATGGTGTCAACAACACCTTGATAAGAAAATGTTTAGGATCTACACCTTGAATGGTGTCAATTACTCGCTTGGTATTGATACTTTAGATGGCCAAAGACTGTTCAAACATATCATTGAGTCACTTATTATTCTCCATTTTACAAGTTGGAATATGTAAGCTTGTTGCCTTGCTGACCTTGCTTTTTTAACAGAGTGTTGAAGTCTTGTTAGCCACCATTGAAAGTTCAGAGGAAGTTGTGCTTATTCTCCTTCCACCTTTAATGAAGCTGGGCTTAGCAAGTCTATTAATAAATCTCTTGGATTTTGAAATGAGCCAATTATTGAGTGAAAGAGTGCCTGAAAGGTGTGTAGACACTCCATCTGCAGTTAAAGAGctaacaaaataaatacacaattgctagattttttttttttttttttcttatgtgCATCGAAAACTGTGCACAATTTTGTGTGTGGGTAATTTCATGTTTCATGGAAGCtgtttcttttaatatttatattatatatgcctCAAATTGGTTCTCCATTTATGTCactaatattttgatgttttcaTTTTGACTGATAGTGAAGAAAAATTTGGTTGTCTTACATTAGTTTTTCTAGACAGTAGTTTTATTGATCATGCTAATTTCATATGCAGCTTATTGCCTCATGTGaagttttctatataaaatgTATTTGTTCATCTTTTCCCTGAAGTCtacttgtatatttatttgatatattttcattttggtaaAATACCAGGTACCCGGTTCTTGATGTAATCCTCCGTTCCATTGAAGCTCTTTCTGTTATTGATGGTCATTCCCAAGAGATTTGTTCAAACAAGGATCTTTTTCGGCTAGTTTGTGACCTGGTCAAACTCCCTGATAAAGTTGAGGTACATTATCACTCGGAAACTTTGAACTGTGGGTATACTATATGACGTCcatatttatgaaattgttggGTGGTGCTCTTTCCTTCACTGCTTCAGCTAATAATCTGGGTATTGGTATTCTGCTGAATTCTTTTAATCAACAGTTCAACATACAGAATTaatattctttgttttcttataaatttCAAGAACTATCTGTTCTTTCTATTAAAGAAATCTAGAGGCTAACGTACGAATCAGTATGTGTGTTGAAGTGACTGCTTACAAATGCTACGCTACCCTTTCTTGAAACCATATTCTGAAAAGGTTATTCTATATCAGGGAGTAATCTGTGCAACTGGATCTTTGATTCAATAGATATTTTGGTAACttctccaaaatttagaaggaaaaaaaaaccttctgTGCGGTATGTAATTCTTAAtaaatttttcaataataataCGAGCACGAAAATGAGGgctttgaaaagaaagaaaatgatgtAGCAAAGATCTTGACAATAAATAAAGGAATTatgacatatataaatatcttAAACTGAATTATGCAATAGATGTGTGGATATTGATATTCTGACTTAAGTGTAGCAATGCTGTTGAGATAGTACAATCTTTTCTCAAAGTTGGAGCCAGTTAATTCTTGTGAAGTAAAGAGAGGTGTGACAATGCAAAATGTAGTTATCAAAAATATTGTTGAGCTGAAAATAAAGACATTAAAAAGTACAAACCATATCGTGTTGTGTGACAGAAACATGCTAAAGTATTGCTATTTTTCCTACTATTTTCCTTCTAGTTCGCCATTTCATAGGCTGGAAAAAGAACTTCATATGGTGATCAACTACCACTGGACAAAAATTTCTTGTGTAGGTTGCAAATTCTTGTATCACGGCTGGAGTTCTAATTGCAAACATTCTTTCAGATGAACCACATCTAGCTTCAGAGATATCACAGGgtaaattgtttatatttctcttttcttttgttttaaagttACCATCAGATTCTTTTGGTTTAATAACACCACATGAAGTGGAAGTGACACTATATATCCATCCAGATTTGCCTTTCTTACAGGGTCTGCTTGACATATTCCCCTTTTCTTCGGAGGATTTGGAAGCAAGGAGTGCACTTTGGAACATCATTGCAAGGTTACTGGTTAGAGTTCAGGAAAATGAAATGAGCCGATCAGCTCTCCAGCAATATGTTTCGGTTCTAGTTAGCAAATCTGATGCGATTGAAGATGATCTTCTGGACTTCCAATTAGATGAATTAAACTCAAAAGCTAGAACTACTTCTGTATCCTGTTCTGACTAGCAGTAACAATGCAATAAATTGGCAATAGAATCTTATTTTCCTGCCATATGTGAGGTTCATATTGTTTCACATATCAAGTTCCGTGTCCt
Protein-coding regions in this window:
- the LOC18773692 gene encoding uncharacterized protein LOC18773692 isoform X3 produces the protein MAVDAKSVPLEDQEEQERQVQRHDAPAHNPSAPPDEFFDISTTVDPSYVISLIRKLLPANASNNHNSHGDVFYAHVQELETDHTDKTAPTLSGDRLLHVSNDGSESMEIADDFHKSAPEERQNNGSYDGAEQCGHSVPVGEEAWEEYGCILWDLAASKTHAELMVQNLILEVLLANLVVSQSLRAMEITLGIIGNLACHEVPMKHIVSTIGLIGTVVDQLFSEDAQCLCEACRLLTVGLQSSECISWAKELQSEHILSRILWIAENSLNPQLIEKSVEVLLATIESSEEVVLILLPPLMKLGLASLLINLLDFEMSQLLSERVPERYPVLDVILRSIEALSVIDGHSQEICSNKDLFRLVCDLVKLPDKVEVANSCITAGVLIANILSDEPHLASEISQDLPFLQGLLDIFPFSSEDLEARSALWNIIARLLVRVQENEMSRSALQQYVSVLVSKSDAIEDDLLDFQLDELNSKARTTSLRRIISLLNQWTASKDDDKENEMMGNRYEDDINIDRLLDCCCKHSEPNKSVLI
- the LOC18773692 gene encoding uncharacterized protein LOC18773692 isoform X1; amino-acid sequence: MAVDAKSVPLEDQEEQERQVQRHDAPAHNPSAPPDEFFDISTTVDPSYVISLIRKLLPANASNNHNSHGDVFYAHVQELETDHTDKTAPTLSGDRLLHVSNDGSESMEIADDFHKSAPEERQNNGSYDGAEQCGHSVPVGEEAWEEYGCILWDLAASKTHAELMVQNLILEVLLANLVVSQSLRAMEITLGIIGNLACHEVPMKHIVSTIGLIGTVVDQLFSEDAQCLCEACRLLTVGLQSSECISWAKELQSEHILSRILWIAENSLNPQLIEKSVEVLLATIESSEEVVLILLPPLMKLGLASLLINLLDFEMSQLLSERVPERYPVLDVILRSIEALSVIDGHSQEICSNKDLFRLVCDLVKLPDKVEVANSCITAGVLIANILSDEPHLASEISQDLPFLQGLLDIFPFSSEDLEARSALWNIIARLLVRVQENEMSRSALQQYVSVLVSKSDAIEDDLLDFQLDELNSKARTTSLRRIISLLNQWTASKDDDKENEMMGNRYEDDINIDRLLDCCCKHSEYVPPAVSPDMDFKE
- the LOC18773692 gene encoding uncharacterized protein LOC18773692 isoform X2 — its product is MAVDAKSVPLEDQEEQERQVQRHDAPAHNPSAPPDEFFDISTTVDPSYVISLIRKLLPANASNNHNSHGDVFYAHVQELETDHTDKTAPTLSGDRLLHVSNDGSESMEIADDFHKSAPEERQNNGSYDGAEQCGHSVPVGEEAWEEYGCILWDLAASKTHAELMVQNLILEVLLANLVVSQSLRAMEITLGIIGNLACHEVPMKHIVSTIGLIGTVVDQLFSEDAQCLCEACRLLTVGLQSSECISWAKELQSEHILSRILWIAENSLNPQLIEKSVEVLLATIESSEEVVLILLPPLMKLGLASLLINLLDFEMSQLLSERVPERYPVLDVILRSIEALSVIDGHSQEICSNKDLFRLVCDLVKLPDKVEVANSCITAGVLIANILSDEPHLASEISQDLPFLQGLLDIFPFSSEDLEARSALWNIIARLLVRVQENEMSRSALQQYVSVLVSKSDAIEDDLLDFQLDELNSKARTTSLRRIISLLNQWTASKDDDKENEMMGNRYEDDINIDRLLDCCCKHSEKSKRRGQMEKF